From the genome of Dehalococcoidales bacterium, one region includes:
- a CDS encoding SDR family oxidoreductase, which yields MGSNEFSLSGKTALVAGDSKYWSKYAGAALAEAGADVAIAARNTKRLEEAAEEVRHQGQKAITIPTDTTDASQVQKMVEQVVAEFGRIDILVNASDLLFARPFLEVSEGEWRRVLDTNLTSAFHCCQAVGKQMIEQKKGRIINLLSGLAERGVENFSAYCVSMGGVLQLTRALDIEWAKHGITVNAIGTGWMSEVEKTGAPQEELLMKYMPLKRYGHPREMGPLLVYLASDTTDFFSGQFLYVDGAVMSHL from the coding sequence ATGGGCTCTAATGAATTCAGCCTTAGTGGGAAAACAGCCCTGGTTGCCGGCGACAGTAAATACTGGAGCAAGTATGCGGGGGCAGCCCTGGCCGAGGCCGGCGCTGACGTTGCCATCGCTGCCCGAAACACGAAGCGACTGGAAGAAGCCGCCGAGGAAGTACGCCACCAGGGACAAAAAGCAATCACCATCCCTACCGATACCACCGATGCGTCACAGGTGCAGAAGATGGTAGAACAGGTCGTTGCCGAGTTTGGCAGGATTGATATCCTGGTCAATGCGTCCGACCTGCTGTTCGCCAGACCCTTCCTGGAAGTATCGGAGGGCGAGTGGCGCCGTGTCCTGGATACCAACCTGACGTCCGCATTCCACTGCTGTCAGGCCGTGGGCAAGCAGATGATTGAGCAGAAGAAGGGCCGTATCATCAATCTACTCTCAGGTCTTGCCGAGAGGGGCGTGGAGAACTTCTCCGCATATTGCGTCTCCATGGGTGGTGTACTACAACTCACCCGGGCCCTGGATATCGAATGGGCCAAACACGGCATCACGGTGAACGCTATCGGTACCGGCTGGATGTCGGAGGTGGAGAAGACCGGAGCGCCTCAGGAAGAACTACTCATGAAGTACATGCCCTTGAAGAGGTACGGTCATCCCCGCGAGATGGGCCCATTACTGGTTTACCTGGCGTCCGATACTACGGACTTCTTCAGCGGGCAGTTCCTCTACGTCGACGGCGCGGTGATGTCCCACCTCTAG
- a CDS encoding metallophosphoesterase family protein, whose protein sequence is MHYAILADIHSNLAALIAVLDDIKRRGGVDEVWCLGDIVGYGPDPHDCISRLRQMNHVCVMGNHDGAAIGKVDISVFNPDAATANRWTARQLTPDESDYLSHLPLVIEKGDFTLTHGSPREPIWEYLLSTWSAQENLAHFRTRFCFVGHTHSPLVFACEETGGCAAHHFEPESPLVLGERRLIINPGAVGQPRDGDPRASYAIYDSDARVVNLHRVPYDIRATQASMMAQGLPAALATRLSHGV, encoded by the coding sequence ATGCATTACGCTATTCTTGCCGATATCCATTCCAATCTGGCAGCCCTCATCGCGGTGCTGGATGATATTAAGCGCCGTGGTGGGGTAGATGAGGTATGGTGCCTCGGAGACATCGTCGGCTACGGACCGGACCCTCATGATTGTATCTCCAGGCTTCGCCAGATGAACCATGTCTGTGTCATGGGCAACCACGACGGGGCAGCCATCGGCAAGGTGGACATCTCCGTCTTCAACCCCGATGCCGCCACAGCCAATAGATGGACAGCCAGGCAATTGACACCCGATGAGAGTGATTACCTGAGCCATTTGCCCCTGGTCATTGAGAAGGGCGACTTCACCCTGACCCACGGCAGCCCCAGAGAGCCCATCTGGGAGTACCTGCTCTCAACCTGGAGCGCACAGGAAAATCTTGCCCATTTCAGGACCAGGTTCTGCTTCGTGGGGCACACTCACAGCCCCCTGGTGTTCGCTTGTGAGGAGACCGGGGGATGCGCCGCGCATCATTTCGAGCCGGAAAGTCCACTGGTACTCGGTGAGAGGCGACTTATCATCAACCCTGGCGCGGTGGGACAGCCGCGCGACGGCGACCCGCGTGCCAGCTATGCCATCTACGATAGTGACGCGCGTGTAGTGAACCTGCACCGCGTTCCGTACGATATTCGCGCCACCCAGGCCAGTATGATGGCGCAGGGCCTTCCTGCAGCCCTGGCCACTCGATTGAGTCACGGTGTATGA